The region AAGCAAGGGTTGATCTTCTTCCGGGACAATAGATAACAAAGCCCTGGGGTTTTGATACAACTCGGCCATTGAAATACCGCTCAGCCGCTCAAAGGCCGAATTCATGTACAGCACATCCAGGTTTTCGCTGTCGCGTATCCAGAATAGCTCATCGAGATTTTCCGCAATAGCACGAAACCGCTGCTCACTTTCACGCAGCGCTTCTTCCGCCAGTTTTCGTTCGGTAATATCGGTTAGTGTACCGGTAGTGCCTGTAAGTTCGTTATCTTCATTGACCGTTACCCGGGCGAACACCTCAATCCAGCGGTAGCCGCCTGCTTTACTGACATAACGAATCTCATGTCGGCAATAGCTTTTCTGGCGTGCCATCAGCGGCTCAAATAATTCCAGGTTTCGTTTCTGATCCTCGGGGAAGACATATTCCAGAAACGAAGTACCCAGCGACTCGGCAATGCTAAACCCTGTAATTTCCTCCCAGGCAGGATTTAGATAGGTCCACATGCCAAATGTATCGGTCTGAAATACCGCTTCTTTTAAATTATCGACCAGCGAGCGGTAGCGTAATTCACTTTCCTGTAAAGAATGCTCCGCCTGGCGTTGGCTTGTTTGATCGATAACAACGCCAATCATCCGGCGAACCGAGTCATATTCACCCTCAAACCGTATCCCATCGACTTTGAGATAATATGTCGTTTGGGTATCTGGCTTGTAAACACGAAAGCTAAGGTCGGCTATGGACTTTCCCTGTCGAACAGACTCGATTGTCTGATTAACTAATGCCAGATCGGCCTTATGGATCAATGACAGAAAATCATTAATGTGCTTAAGGCAGCCCTTTTCAAAAAAGCTGAAATAAGCGTAAAAATGTTCATCCAGTATCAGTTCATCGGTTAACAGATTCCACTCCCATATGCCAAGCTTTCCTGCTTTTATTGCCAGATCGGTTCGGTGTTGGGTTTTCGTGAGTGCTTCTTCAATGCTCTTGAGCGACGAGATATCCGTTACTATATCCACGAATCCCAACAGGGTATTCTGATCATCGTAAAGACCGCTAACCGTCGACAGTACCGGAATGATCTGACCAGACTTGGTCTGAATCAAATTCTCGCGTCGTATAAAGCCATATTGTTTGGCATACGCCATAACCGTGTTCTCGTCGGTTAGCGACTGATCGTCAAGTAAGGGTCTGAGCTGGTCTACCTGTCTATGATGAACGGACGGTTCACGCAGAAAACCGGGTGTTCGCTTCCCCACCAGTTCGTCGGCCTGATAGCCGGTTAACGTTTCCAGTGCCGGATTAACCAGTTGAATAACCCCCTGGCTATCCGTGGCGCTAATGCCCAGTCCGGCATAAGTCAGTATTGCCTGCTGGAAAGCTGAAAGCTGACGCAGATCGGCCGTACGTTCGGCGATCCGTTGTTCGAGGTTCAGATTTGCCTGCCGTAAGTCCGCTTCCGTCCGTTTCAACCGTGTGATGTCCTGAATCGTGAAGAGAACATCACCACCCACTCGCAGCAGTGTAAAACTTCCCCATCGCTGGCTGTTTCTGATATCATCCAGCATTTCAAAGTGCAGCGTAACATTAGTACAGACTACGTCGACCAGCTTGGCAAAAATACCATTGGTTAATAAGTGCGGAAAAAGTGTTAATAGCGACTTTTCCAGCATAGTTTGCTGACTACAACCGGTAATGAGCGAATTTTGGGGGTTAGTGATCAGGTAACGGAAATCAGTAATTTGTCCGTCCTCATAGATTGGCCTTAGTAAGGAAAGACCCGCTGGGCTGGAATCTACAACGGCCTGTAATAGCTGATTTAATTCGATTAAGTCATTCGGCTGGTCAGCGTTTACTGGACCACCGATGCCATGATAATGATCGGCTATTGAAACCTTGTCACTCTCGCTCAC is a window of Spirosoma linguale DSM 74 DNA encoding:
- a CDS encoding PAS/PAC sensor signal transduction histidine kinase (KEGG: pmy:Pmen_4311 PAS/PAC sensor signal transduction histidine kinase~TIGRFAM: PAS sensor protein~PFAM: ATP-binding region ATPase domain protein; PAS fold-3 domain protein; PAS fold-4 domain protein; PAS fold domain protein; histidine kinase A domain protein~SMART: ATP-binding region ATPase domain protein; histidine kinase A domain protein; PAC repeat-containing protein; PAS domain containing protein) — its product is MKKLVQLWFEGSRYGVAFLRPVRQQKSTVFRCERVNYRFTQLLEQTSEELTRTGNALVLPFDKADDLSGQLEAVLKDGDPRQGNYYLHKANRWVSLTILRMGRQLVLQVSESDKVSIADHYHGIGGPVNADQPNDLIELNQLLQAVVDSSPAGLSLLRPIYEDGQITDFRYLITNPQNSLITGCSQQTMLEKSLLTLFPHLLTNGIFAKLVDVVCTNVTLHFEMLDDIRNSQRWGSFTLLRVGGDVLFTIQDITRLKRTEADLRQANLNLEQRIAERTADLRQLSAFQQAILTYAGLGISATDSQGVIQLVNPALETLTGYQADELVGKRTPGFLREPSVHHRQVDQLRPLLDDQSLTDENTVMAYAKQYGFIRRENLIQTKSGQIIPVLSTVSGLYDDQNTLLGFVDIVTDISSLKSIEEALTKTQHRTDLAIKAGKLGIWEWNLLTDELILDEHFYAYFSFFEKGCLKHINDFLSLIHKADLALVNQTIESVRQGKSIADLSFRVYKPDTQTTYYLKVDGIRFEGEYDSVRRMIGVVIDQTSQRQAEHSLQESELRYRSLVDNLKEAVFQTDTFGMWTYLNPAWEEITGFSIAESLGTSFLEYVFPEDQKRNLELFEPLMARQKSYCRHEIRYVSKAGGYRWIEVFARVTVNEDNELTGTTGTLTDITERKLAEEALRESEQRFRAIAENLDELFWIRDSENLDVLYMNSAFERLSGISMAELYQNPRALLSIVPEEDQPLLIQAFRQPEPGTDFQFRARHQDGSLRYFHVRLFTMERGYGKQSGRIGVGTDITNVVENKRLLSESLEKERSLNTLKSQFISIASHQFRTPLTSIQSSIDLIQYYISKNNEFPFNNIIQKYTGQISQQITFLEELIMDTLTLSKLEEGKVQVNLQKTDLKTFIQDVIVSTFSNQADGRSVQQAMIGEPMAVWVDTKLMSHVLINLLANAFKFSSADPLLTVRYTPGSVFISVSDKGIGVPAHELPNLFSKFFRASNARQINGTGLGLAICREYMHLQQGHIEVNSEVGVGTTFTITIPIQN